From the genome of Geothrix sp. 21YS21S-4, one region includes:
- a CDS encoding TetR/AcrR family transcriptional regulator, with translation MPQSVPRPRGPKPHRVAPDQILDAAQAVFTREGLRAASLRAIARQAGCDPALIYYHFDSKEAMFTALLDRRIPPLVEDLQRLADPADARPMPLRLWDVLGIYQRRLGGDAGLRSLIRGEIVKGAEGIHALIQEKVLGAGAYVRALLQQGVARGEIRPDIHPLLTTFFLVRLQLEILDLLPVVGAHVMGLAPEVAVAEGERAWLQLFWRGIAADPFAPLPPLPAR, from the coding sequence ATGCCCCAATCCGTCCCCCGTCCCCGCGGTCCCAAGCCCCACCGGGTGGCGCCCGACCAGATCCTGGACGCGGCCCAGGCCGTCTTCACACGGGAAGGACTGCGGGCCGCGAGCCTCCGCGCCATCGCCCGCCAGGCCGGTTGCGATCCGGCGCTGATCTACTACCACTTCGACAGCAAGGAGGCGATGTTCACCGCCCTCCTGGACCGTCGGATCCCGCCCCTGGTGGAGGATCTCCAGCGCTTGGCGGATCCCGCCGACGCCCGGCCCATGCCGCTCCGCCTGTGGGACGTCCTGGGCATCTACCAGCGGCGGCTGGGCGGCGATGCCGGCCTCCGGAGCCTCATCCGCGGGGAGATCGTGAAGGGAGCAGAGGGCATCCACGCCCTCATCCAGGAGAAGGTGCTGGGCGCGGGAGCCTATGTCCGCGCGCTGCTCCAGCAGGGCGTCGCCCGGGGCGAGATCCGGCCCGACATCCATCCGCTCCTCACCACCTTCTTCCTGGTGCGGCTCCAACTGGAAATCCTCGACCTCCTGCCCGTCGTGGGCGCCCACGTGATGGGGCTGGCCCCGGAAGTGGCCGTGGCCGAGGGCGAGCGCGCCTGGCTCCAGCTCTTCTGGCGGGGGATCGCCGCCGATCCCTTCGCCCCCCTTCCGCCCCTTCCCGCCCGCTGA
- a CDS encoding OmpA family protein, giving the protein MKRSLLFVLAAAAASLSAQEGQGWLLGHFGQSMFESKSNLKDTTHYGLSVGHWYTDHFGLDLRALRSDLELDSNPLAIQKDHQTHLLASGLFNFRPGAENWYPYFALGVGGTNVGSPYSGKAESTTKFNYHGGLGIMGRLAEHFLLDLNAKAVRVELPTARTEYLATLGLGFTWGGRKPVVAPPPPPPPAPEPEPAPAPAPVVVPPPPPPAPEPEPVKPAPLPVPPRIVLDEATLHFANGKADLGAEGIDAIRKVADSLKTYSGDYSLEVTGHTSSIGSKAFNKSLSKRRAEAVAKVLVDSGIPSVKVTTAGMGPDQPIADNKSKEGQAKNRRVEIDVKVRDGRADVREIKTDLVESTPKK; this is encoded by the coding sequence ATGAAAAGATCACTCCTGTTCGTTTTGGCGGCCGCGGCCGCTTCCCTGTCGGCCCAGGAAGGTCAGGGCTGGCTGCTCGGGCACTTCGGCCAGAGCATGTTCGAGAGCAAGAGCAACCTGAAGGACACGACCCACTACGGTCTGAGCGTCGGCCACTGGTACACCGATCACTTCGGGTTGGATTTGAGGGCGCTCCGCAGCGATCTGGAGCTGGACAGCAACCCGCTGGCCATCCAGAAGGACCACCAGACCCACCTTCTCGCCTCGGGCCTGTTCAACTTCCGCCCCGGCGCGGAGAACTGGTATCCCTACTTCGCCCTCGGCGTCGGCGGCACCAACGTCGGCTCCCCCTATTCCGGGAAGGCGGAGAGCACCACCAAGTTCAACTACCACGGCGGCCTGGGCATCATGGGCCGGCTGGCCGAGCATTTCCTGCTCGACCTGAACGCCAAGGCGGTCCGCGTGGAACTCCCCACCGCCCGCACCGAGTACCTGGCGACCCTGGGCCTCGGCTTCACCTGGGGCGGACGGAAGCCGGTGGTCGCGCCTCCTCCCCCGCCGCCGCCCGCCCCCGAGCCGGAACCCGCTCCCGCGCCGGCGCCCGTGGTGGTCCCGCCTCCGCCGCCGCCCGCGCCTGAGCCGGAACCCGTCAAGCCCGCGCCCCTGCCGGTTCCGCCCCGCATCGTGCTCGACGAGGCCACCCTCCACTTCGCCAACGGCAAAGCGGACCTGGGCGCCGAAGGCATCGACGCCATCCGCAAGGTGGCCGACAGCCTGAAGACCTACTCCGGCGACTACTCGCTGGAAGTCACCGGCCACACCTCCTCCATCGGCAGCAAGGCCTTCAACAAGTCCCTGTCCAAGCGCCGGGCGGAAGCCGTGGCGAAGGTCCTGGTGGATTCCGGGATCCCCTCCGTCAAGGTGACGACCGCGGGCATGGGCCCCGACCAGCCCATCGCGGACAACAAGTCGAAGGAAGGCCAGGCCAAGAACCGCCGGGTGGAGATCGACGTGAAGGTCCGGGACGGCCGGGCCGACGTCCGCGAGATCAAGACGGATCTCGTGGAATCCACGCCCAAGAAGTAG
- a CDS encoding DinB family protein: MDRGGLWRAAFGGNLRLLERNGGDLTEELAGRRPAPDVASAAWLLGHLILTRRRLLELAGAKPVEDPAWSTHYGGGTSGIEAHLAWPALVETFRALDGTLGEAFEILADWDRPTWNPALRVDQPLEQVVAFLFRHECYHLGQLGLARKLYGLPGAI, from the coding sequence ATGGATCGGGGCGGACTCTGGCGCGCGGCCTTCGGGGGCAACCTCCGGCTCCTGGAGCGGAACGGCGGGGACCTCACCGAGGAACTGGCGGGCCGCCGGCCCGCGCCGGACGTGGCCTCCGCCGCCTGGCTCCTGGGCCACCTGATCCTCACCCGCCGGCGCCTGCTGGAGCTGGCCGGAGCGAAACCTGTCGAGGATCCCGCCTGGAGCACGCACTACGGCGGGGGGACTTCGGGCATCGAGGCCCACCTGGCGTGGCCGGCGCTGGTGGAGACCTTCCGCGCCCTGGACGGGACCCTGGGCGAGGCCTTCGAGATCCTGGCCGACTGGGACCGCCCCACCTGGAATCCCGCCCTGCGCGTGGACCAGCCGCTGGAGCAGGTGGTGGCGTTCCTCTTCCGGCACGAGTGCTACCACCTGGGCCAACTGGGGCTCGCCCGCAAGCTGTACGGCCTTCCTGGAGCCATCTGA
- a CDS encoding acetyl/propionyl/methylcrotonyl-CoA carboxylase subunit alpha — protein sequence MGVTKILIANRGEIAVRVIRTCRAMGIPTVAVYSEADRGALHVRMADEAYCIGPAPARESYLVVEKILDACLRSGADAVHPGYGFLSENAEAARVFAAAGITFIGPPAEAIVKMGSKTAAREVAIAAGCPVVPGIQETMADEALLVAAEKIGFPVMLKAAMGGGGKGMRLVQKPEEFASALARARGEALSSFGDDSVYVEKAILQPRHIEIQVFSDAHGNHVYLHERECSVQRRHQKVIEEAPSPHVTPEMRKAMGEAALKVARAVNYVGAGTVEFLADADRNFYFLEMNTRLQVEHPVTEWITGLDLVKWQILVARGEALPLAQEEIPLNGWAVECRVYAEDPDKNFMPSPGRITFLRTPSGPGVRDDGGVYEGADVPMFYDPMISKLSAWGPTRLEAIDRMRAALGEYRIGGIRHNIAFHEALMEHGPFREGALHTGMLDKPFWKRKGQGPDLQSAVAAALLHELEAEERRAAQPSAGGPLDAWKHWGRFNRL from the coding sequence ATGGGCGTGACCAAGATCCTGATTGCGAACCGCGGGGAAATCGCCGTCCGGGTGATCCGGACTTGCCGCGCGATGGGCATTCCCACGGTGGCGGTGTACTCGGAGGCGGACCGCGGAGCGCTGCACGTCCGGATGGCGGACGAGGCCTACTGCATCGGTCCGGCCCCGGCGCGGGAGAGCTACCTGGTGGTGGAGAAGATCCTGGACGCCTGCCTGCGCAGCGGCGCCGACGCGGTCCATCCCGGCTACGGCTTCCTTTCCGAGAACGCCGAAGCGGCTCGGGTGTTCGCGGCGGCGGGGATCACGTTCATCGGCCCGCCCGCGGAGGCCATCGTGAAGATGGGCTCCAAGACCGCGGCCCGGGAAGTGGCCATCGCCGCGGGTTGTCCTGTCGTTCCGGGCATCCAGGAGACCATGGCGGACGAGGCCCTCCTCGTCGCCGCCGAGAAGATCGGCTTCCCCGTGATGCTGAAGGCCGCCATGGGCGGCGGCGGGAAGGGGATGCGCCTGGTGCAGAAGCCCGAGGAGTTCGCCTCGGCTCTGGCGCGCGCCCGAGGCGAGGCGCTGTCCAGCTTCGGCGACGATTCGGTCTACGTGGAAAAGGCCATCCTCCAGCCGCGCCACATTGAGATCCAGGTCTTCTCCGACGCCCACGGCAACCACGTCTACCTCCACGAGCGCGAATGTTCCGTCCAGCGGCGCCACCAGAAGGTGATCGAAGAGGCACCCAGCCCCCACGTCACGCCGGAGATGCGGAAGGCCATGGGCGAAGCCGCCCTCAAGGTGGCGCGCGCCGTGAACTACGTGGGCGCCGGCACGGTGGAGTTCCTGGCGGACGCGGACCGCAATTTCTACTTCCTGGAGATGAACACGCGCCTGCAGGTGGAGCACCCCGTCACCGAATGGATCACGGGCCTCGACCTGGTGAAGTGGCAGATCCTGGTGGCCCGCGGCGAGGCGCTGCCGCTGGCCCAGGAGGAGATTCCGCTGAACGGATGGGCCGTCGAATGCCGCGTCTACGCGGAGGATCCGGACAAGAACTTCATGCCGAGCCCCGGGCGGATCACCTTCCTGCGGACCCCCAGCGGCCCCGGCGTGCGGGACGACGGCGGCGTGTACGAAGGCGCCGACGTGCCCATGTTCTACGACCCCATGATCAGCAAGCTGAGCGCCTGGGGACCCACGCGCCTGGAGGCCATCGACCGGATGCGCGCCGCCCTGGGGGAGTACCGCATCGGGGGAATCCGCCACAACATCGCCTTCCACGAAGCGCTGATGGAACACGGCCCCTTCCGCGAAGGCGCGCTCCACACGGGGATGCTCGACAAGCCCTTCTGGAAGCGCAAAGGGCAGGGGCCCGACCTTCAGTCCGCCGTGGCCGCGGCGCTTCTCCACGAACTGGAAGCGGAGGAGCGCCGGGCCGCCCAGCCCTCCGCGGGCGGTCCGCTCGACGCATGGAAGCACTGGGGCCGGTTCAACCGTCTGTAG
- a CDS encoding class III extradiol ring-cleavage dioxygenase: MIGSPLVPMAASPSFPPVLFLAHGSPMLGLDGEAWGAALTALGREVPRPRAVLVCSAHWEAPGPFRLSSAVRPGVMHDFGGFPEALYALDYPAPGAPDVAAEAAELLRAAGLEAELDPARPLDHGAWVPLRYLAPEADVPVIQLSLPRPRTPESLLAAGRALAPLRDSGVLILGSGGVVHNLRRVNWEGDAPPPAWGASFDAWVQAKVAKGDAAALADWRRAPGAAESVPTSEHFDPLFVALGAAGSAGTLVFEGWQLGSLSLRSWRFA, from the coding sequence ATGATCGGTTCACCCTTGGTTCCCATGGCCGCCTCTCCTTCCTTCCCTCCCGTCCTGTTCCTCGCCCACGGTTCGCCGATGCTCGGCCTGGACGGGGAAGCCTGGGGCGCGGCGCTGACGGCGCTGGGGCGGGAAGTGCCGCGGCCGCGGGCCGTGCTGGTGTGTTCCGCCCACTGGGAGGCGCCCGGTCCCTTCCGTTTGTCTTCCGCGGTCCGGCCCGGCGTGATGCACGATTTCGGCGGCTTTCCGGAGGCGCTGTACGCCCTCGACTACCCCGCGCCCGGCGCGCCGGACGTGGCCGCGGAGGCCGCCGAGCTGTTGCGGGCCGCGGGCCTGGAGGCGGAACTGGATCCCGCGCGGCCCCTGGATCACGGCGCCTGGGTGCCCCTGCGGTACCTGGCGCCGGAGGCCGACGTGCCCGTGATCCAGCTCTCCCTCCCGCGTCCCCGCACGCCGGAGAGCCTGCTGGCCGCCGGCCGCGCCCTGGCGCCGCTGCGGGATTCCGGCGTGCTGATCCTGGGGAGCGGCGGGGTGGTGCACAACCTCCGCCGCGTGAACTGGGAGGGCGACGCCCCGCCGCCCGCCTGGGGCGCGTCCTTCGACGCCTGGGTCCAAGCGAAGGTGGCGAAAGGCGACGCCGCCGCCTTGGCGGACTGGCGGCGGGCCCCCGGGGCCGCGGAATCGGTCCCGACCTCCGAACACTTCGATCCGCTGTTCGTGGCCCTCGGCGCCGCGGGCAGCGCGGGGACACTGGTCTTCGAGGGGTGGCAACTCGGGAGTCTCAGCCTGCGGAGCTGGCGCTTCGCCTGA
- a CDS encoding biotin/lipoyl-containing protein produces the protein MKRTLLVGSASQEVELIRQDGATTLLWEGEAHPIDILEVEPGCYSVLLDGRSVEVRLDAAKSPDPDVHAYRATLYSGLCEFALTDPRRALLGSAGGAGSAGGVLVSPMPGKVVKLLVKPGDPVHEGQTLLVMEAMKMQNELKASSAGTVATVHVQEGATVETGTSLITVAPSA, from the coding sequence ATGAAACGCACCCTGCTCGTCGGCTCGGCCTCCCAGGAGGTGGAACTGATCCGCCAGGACGGCGCCACCACGCTCCTGTGGGAAGGCGAGGCCCACCCCATCGACATTCTGGAAGTCGAACCGGGCTGCTACTCGGTGCTTCTCGACGGCCGCTCCGTGGAAGTGCGCCTGGATGCCGCCAAATCCCCGGATCCCGACGTCCACGCCTACCGCGCCACCCTCTACAGCGGCCTGTGCGAATTCGCCCTCACGGATCCGCGCAGGGCGCTCCTGGGAAGCGCGGGCGGCGCCGGTTCGGCAGGGGGCGTGCTCGTCTCTCCCATGCCGGGCAAGGTCGTGAAGCTGCTCGTCAAACCGGGTGATCCGGTCCACGAAGGCCAGACCCTCCTGGTCATGGAGGCGATGAAAATGCAGAACGAGCTGAAGGCCAGCTCCGCAGGCACCGTCGCCACCGTGCATGTCCAGGAGGGCGCCACCGTGGAGACGGGGACCTCCCTCATCACGGTGGCGCCCAGCGCCTGA
- the coaBC gene encoding bifunctional phosphopantothenoylcysteine decarboxylase/phosphopantothenate--cysteine ligase CoaBC yields the protein MQIILGITGGVAAYKAADLARLLANRGHRVRCILTEAGARFITPLTLSSLTGEPCYGANPDQGEWRAVPNIEHIELARWAELVAVVPATANILGKAANGLASDLLSTVLLATRAPILWAPAMNTGMWEHPAVQANLDRLRSFGHAVVEPGEGVLACGEEGSGKLAEVAVIAEAIQVHGAPKLPVLAGRTVLITAGPTREDLDPVRTLTNRSTGLMGIELARAFRDAGARVQLVLGGDLPAPWGVETLRVRSAQDMLEACEARWTAADGLVAAAAVADQRPESPAAEKAKKLEGNETLVLTRTPDILARLSAARRPDQWAVGFAAESEQHLGHAQGKLLKKGLDAVLVNDIQGGRGFGAQDNALTPITSEGPHPAIGPLPKDQLARAVVQWWARRLEARQG from the coding sequence ATGCAGATCATCCTGGGCATCACCGGCGGCGTGGCCGCCTACAAGGCCGCCGACCTGGCCCGCCTCCTCGCCAACCGCGGCCACCGGGTGCGCTGCATCCTCACCGAAGCCGGCGCGCGGTTCATCACCCCGCTCACCCTCAGCAGCCTGACCGGCGAGCCCTGCTACGGCGCCAATCCCGACCAGGGCGAATGGCGCGCGGTTCCCAACATCGAGCACATCGAGCTGGCGCGCTGGGCCGAACTGGTGGCCGTGGTCCCCGCCACGGCGAACATCCTGGGCAAGGCCGCCAACGGCCTGGCTTCGGACCTGCTCAGCACCGTGCTGCTGGCGACCCGGGCGCCGATCCTCTGGGCCCCCGCCATGAACACGGGGATGTGGGAGCACCCGGCGGTTCAGGCCAACCTCGACCGGCTGCGCTCCTTCGGCCACGCGGTGGTGGAACCCGGCGAGGGCGTGTTGGCCTGCGGGGAGGAAGGCTCGGGCAAGCTGGCGGAAGTGGCCGTCATCGCCGAAGCGATCCAGGTCCACGGCGCGCCGAAGCTGCCGGTTTTGGCCGGGCGGACCGTCCTGATCACCGCGGGTCCCACCCGGGAGGATCTGGATCCGGTCCGCACCCTCACCAACCGCAGCACCGGCCTGATGGGCATCGAACTCGCGCGGGCCTTCCGCGACGCCGGCGCCCGGGTGCAGCTGGTTCTCGGCGGCGACCTTCCCGCGCCCTGGGGCGTGGAGACCCTCCGGGTGCGGAGCGCCCAGGACATGCTGGAGGCCTGCGAAGCCCGGTGGACTGCCGCCGATGGCCTCGTGGCCGCCGCCGCCGTGGCCGACCAGCGGCCGGAATCGCCCGCCGCGGAAAAGGCCAAGAAGCTCGAAGGGAACGAGACCCTGGTCCTGACGCGGACCCCGGACATCCTGGCGCGGCTGTCCGCCGCCCGGCGCCCGGACCAGTGGGCCGTGGGATTCGCCGCGGAGAGCGAGCAGCACCTGGGCCACGCCCAGGGCAAGCTGCTCAAGAAGGGCCTCGACGCGGTCCTGGTGAACGACATCCAGGGGGGGCGCGGCTTCGGCGCCCAGGACAACGCCCTGACCCCCATCACGTCCGAGGGTCCCCATCCCGCCATCGGTCCCCTTCCCAAGGACCAGCTCGCCCGCGCCGTCGTCCAGTGGTGGGCCCGCCGCCTGGAAGCCCGGCAGGGCTGA
- a CDS encoding ABC transporter ATP-binding protein: MPEPVLQVRGLTRRFGDFTAVSDLSFEIERGEIFGFLGPNGAGKSTTIRMLCGVLAPSAGEAWALGRDLFTEADRVRARMGYMSQKSSLLTDLTVAENLRFFGGLYGLQGARLASEAEFRLKEMQVWDHRDLLVSALSTGERQRVALAAATLHRPEVLFLDEPTSGVDPLRRRLFWESMDQLAAEGMSILVTTHNLAEADQCDRLAFILGGRLMAYGRPRALKEALGRQVVELRGEGFRELRAAARAHPEVLAAELLGRSVRLSLPADADSAPLLAALRAEGHTFQALPPDLPSLEDLFVDLVQRSRAA; the protein is encoded by the coding sequence ATGCCTGAGCCCGTTCTGCAGGTCCGCGGCCTCACCCGCCGGTTCGGCGACTTCACGGCGGTCTCGGACCTCTCCTTCGAGATCGAGCGCGGGGAGATCTTCGGATTCCTCGGCCCCAACGGCGCGGGCAAGAGCACCACGATCCGAATGCTGTGCGGCGTGCTGGCCCCCAGCGCGGGCGAGGCCTGGGCCCTGGGCCGCGACCTGTTCACCGAGGCCGACCGGGTGCGCGCCCGGATGGGCTACATGAGCCAGAAATCCAGCCTGCTCACGGATCTCACCGTGGCGGAGAACCTCCGCTTCTTCGGCGGGCTGTACGGGCTGCAGGGCGCGCGGCTGGCGTCGGAAGCCGAGTTCCGGCTGAAGGAGATGCAGGTGTGGGACCACCGGGACCTGCTGGTGTCGGCCCTGTCCACCGGAGAGCGGCAACGGGTGGCCCTCGCCGCGGCCACCCTCCACCGGCCCGAGGTGCTGTTCCTGGACGAGCCCACCAGCGGCGTCGATCCGCTGAGGCGGCGCCTGTTCTGGGAGTCCATGGACCAGCTCGCCGCCGAGGGGATGAGCATCCTCGTCACCACCCACAACCTCGCCGAGGCCGACCAGTGCGACCGCCTGGCCTTCATCCTCGGCGGCCGGCTGATGGCCTACGGGCGGCCCCGCGCGCTGAAGGAGGCGCTGGGGCGCCAGGTCGTGGAGCTGCGCGGAGAGGGCTTCCGCGAACTCCGCGCCGCCGCGCGCGCCCATCCCGAGGTCCTGGCGGCCGAGCTGCTCGGGCGCAGCGTCCGGCTGTCGCTGCCCGCCGACGCGGATTCGGCGCCCCTCCTCGCCGCATTGCGGGCGGAAGGCCACACCTTCCAGGCGCTGCCGCCCGACCTGCCCTCTCTCGAAGACCTGTTCGTGGACCTCGTCCAGCGCAGCCGCGCTGCCTAA
- a CDS encoding DNA-directed RNA polymerase subunit omega translates to MTQRTIVRVPEEIANKYRFVVVAGKRCDQLQRGAFPKVEVIVPVNKHGQAQDAPKLASFWGQVAVAEVEENRIAFEEAEIVALEDTTVVPISSE, encoded by the coding sequence ATGACCCAGCGCACCATCGTTCGTGTCCCGGAAGAAATCGCCAATAAGTACCGTTTCGTCGTCGTGGCGGGCAAGCGGTGCGACCAGCTTCAGCGCGGCGCCTTCCCCAAGGTGGAAGTGATCGTGCCCGTGAACAAGCACGGCCAGGCCCAGGACGCCCCCAAGCTCGCCTCCTTCTGGGGCCAGGTGGCGGTGGCCGAGGTCGAGGAAAACCGAATCGCCTTCGAGGAAGCCGAGATCGTCGCCCTCGAAGACACCACGGTCGTGCCCATCTCCAGCGAATAG
- a CDS encoding ABC transporter permease: MWNRIRALVWKEFLQLRRDRLTLAFALGMPLMQLVIFGYAIDYDVKHMPAAVLDESRSQESRSFVDGLVATQYFDVKAQVASEADLRAALDRGKAQVGVWFPPDYARRIRSGGTGEVMIIVDGSSPTTASNAMATAQGVGQLRNTQLLFDRMGYGGAAKPVMPVEVRIRPWYNPDLRSPTFIVPGLVGVILSMTCIMFSANAIVREKERGTLDQVLVTPVTPLELFAGKVIPVVAMAYLQMTVLFGVAHLFFQVPVAGSVLLLYLMAGLFIVAMLGIGIRISTVAQSQGQSAQMSMLTFLPFVFLSGYIFPRESMPTLFYALGELMPLTHFLVIMRAIVLRGAGLEAFWPEVLKLLGLGAVIWGMALRSLKRAEA; this comes from the coding sequence ATGTGGAACCGCATCCGAGCCCTGGTCTGGAAGGAATTCCTGCAGCTCCGCCGGGACCGGCTGACCCTGGCCTTCGCGCTGGGGATGCCGCTCATGCAGCTGGTCATCTTCGGCTACGCCATCGACTACGACGTGAAGCACATGCCCGCCGCCGTCCTGGACGAGTCCCGCAGCCAGGAGAGCCGCAGCTTCGTGGACGGCCTGGTGGCCACCCAGTACTTCGACGTGAAGGCCCAGGTGGCCTCCGAGGCCGATCTGCGGGCCGCCCTGGACCGGGGGAAGGCGCAGGTGGGCGTATGGTTCCCGCCGGACTACGCCCGCCGCATCCGCTCGGGCGGGACCGGCGAGGTGATGATCATCGTGGACGGCTCCAGCCCCACCACCGCTTCCAACGCCATGGCCACGGCCCAGGGCGTCGGCCAGCTCCGCAACACGCAGCTGCTGTTCGACCGCATGGGCTACGGCGGCGCCGCCAAGCCGGTGATGCCCGTGGAGGTGCGGATCCGGCCCTGGTACAACCCCGACCTCCGCAGCCCCACCTTCATCGTGCCGGGGCTCGTGGGCGTCATCCTCTCCATGACCTGCATCATGTTCTCGGCCAATGCCATCGTTCGGGAGAAGGAGCGCGGCACCCTGGACCAGGTGCTGGTCACGCCCGTGACACCCCTCGAGCTCTTTGCGGGCAAGGTGATCCCCGTGGTGGCGATGGCCTACCTCCAGATGACCGTCCTGTTCGGCGTGGCGCACCTCTTCTTCCAGGTGCCCGTGGCGGGTTCCGTCCTCCTGCTCTACCTGATGGCGGGCCTGTTCATCGTGGCCATGCTCGGGATCGGGATCCGCATCTCCACCGTGGCCCAGAGCCAGGGCCAGAGCGCCCAGATGAGCATGCTGACGTTCCTGCCCTTCGTGTTCCTCAGCGGCTACATCTTCCCGCGGGAGAGCATGCCCACGCTGTTCTACGCCCTGGGCGAGCTGATGCCCCTCACCCACTTCCTGGTGATCATGCGGGCCATCGTCCTGCGCGGCGCGGGGCTGGAGGCCTTCTGGCCCGAAGTCCTCAAGCTGCTGGGGCTCGGCGCGGTCATCTGGGGCATGGCTCTCCGCAGCCTCAAGCGAGCGGAGGCCTGA
- a CDS encoding HlyD family secretion protein — protein sequence MRKLPALLVLPVLLLACRRDPRPLLNGRVEAYLTDLGPRAGGRLLELTVREGQRVKAGDLLARVAAEELDAAVLRDQAGFDSAEAKRLELDRGTRAEEIAQGEARVRDAEAAVKLADENLLRTRRLFQDTVLSQAELDRAVAERDRAAATLHLQAKALAELRAGARIEQRQAGSAEARKAQAVLQQSRVQAGFTEVRAPFDGVVTHRLREPGTVLTAGQPVVTLARLDQLWVRVYLPQPLLSRVRIGASVGVETEDKRTFQATLDEIGSEAEFTPKMVESREERVNLVYPARVNLPGGWDKGLVPGAAVDVRLADPAR from the coding sequence ATGCGCAAGCTCCCCGCCCTCTTGGTGCTTCCCGTGCTGCTCCTGGCCTGCCGCCGGGATCCGCGTCCCCTGCTGAACGGCCGGGTGGAGGCCTACCTCACCGACCTCGGCCCCCGAGCCGGGGGACGGCTGCTGGAACTCACCGTTCGCGAGGGCCAGCGGGTGAAGGCCGGCGATCTCCTGGCGCGGGTGGCGGCCGAGGAGCTGGACGCCGCGGTGCTGCGCGATCAGGCGGGCTTCGACAGCGCCGAGGCCAAGCGGCTGGAGCTGGACCGGGGCACCCGCGCCGAGGAGATCGCCCAGGGCGAGGCCCGGGTGCGGGACGCCGAAGCCGCCGTGAAGCTCGCGGACGAGAACCTCCTCCGCACGCGCCGCCTCTTCCAGGACACCGTCCTGTCCCAGGCCGAGCTGGACCGCGCCGTGGCCGAGCGCGACCGGGCCGCCGCCACCCTCCACCTCCAGGCCAAGGCCCTGGCGGAACTCCGCGCCGGCGCCCGCATCGAGCAGCGGCAGGCAGGCTCCGCCGAAGCCCGGAAGGCCCAGGCCGTCCTCCAGCAGAGCCGCGTCCAGGCCGGCTTCACCGAGGTCCGCGCGCCCTTCGACGGCGTCGTCACCCACCGCCTCCGCGAGCCGGGCACCGTCCTCACGGCGGGCCAGCCCGTGGTGACCCTGGCCCGCCTGGATCAGCTGTGGGTCCGCGTCTACCTGCCCCAGCCGCTCCTCAGCCGCGTGCGGATCGGGGCTTCCGTGGGGGTCGAGACCGAGGACAAGCGGACGTTCCAGGCCACCCTGGACGAGATCGGATCCGAGGCCGAGTTCACCCCGAAGATGGTCGAGAGCCGCGAAGAGCGCGTGAACCTGGTCTATCCCGCCCGGGTGAACCTGCCCGGCGGGTGGGACAAGGGCCTGGTTCCCGGCGCGGCCGTGGACGTGCGCCTCGCGGATCCCGCGCGATGA
- a CDS encoding ABC transporter ATP-binding protein has protein sequence MSLLEAHGLACRFGAKEAVKGLDLTLSEGDLVGLIGPDGAGKTTTFRVLVGLQKATGGNLARHVDRREISYVPQAFSLAPDLTVGENLRFQAGLFSLADPAPRIRRLLESVDLARFEDRPSGALSGGMKQKLALCAALLTEPRLLLLDEPTTGVDPVSRREFWELLHAVHDEGVAILFSTPYMDEAEYAHRMLLMHEGRILQEGDLASFRRGLPGLVFHLVSARRRETREALGALNPLDVSAEGEALRVRFPEQDSEPLLARLAALPGVQQVRLAEASLEDVFLHALAAGEVHA, from the coding sequence ATGAGCCTGCTGGAAGCCCACGGCCTGGCGTGCCGCTTCGGCGCGAAAGAAGCCGTGAAGGGCCTAGACCTCACCCTGTCCGAGGGCGACCTGGTGGGGCTCATCGGCCCCGACGGCGCCGGAAAGACCACGACCTTCCGGGTGCTGGTGGGCCTCCAGAAAGCCACCGGCGGCAACCTCGCGCGCCACGTGGACCGCCGGGAGATCAGTTACGTGCCCCAGGCGTTCAGCCTGGCGCCGGACCTCACTGTGGGCGAGAACCTGCGGTTCCAGGCCGGGCTGTTCAGTCTGGCGGACCCCGCGCCGCGGATCCGGCGCCTGCTGGAATCCGTGGACCTGGCGCGCTTCGAGGACCGTCCCTCCGGCGCCCTCTCCGGCGGAATGAAGCAGAAGCTCGCGCTCTGCGCCGCCCTGCTGACCGAGCCCCGGCTGCTCCTCCTGGACGAGCCCACCACCGGCGTGGATCCCGTCAGCCGCCGCGAATTCTGGGAGCTGCTGCACGCCGTCCACGACGAGGGCGTGGCGATCCTGTTCTCCACGCCCTACATGGACGAGGCCGAGTACGCGCACCGGATGCTGCTGATGCACGAGGGGCGGATCCTGCAGGAAGGCGATCTCGCGTCCTTCCGGCGGGGGTTGCCCGGGCTCGTGTTCCACCTGGTGAGCGCCCGCCGGCGAGAGACCCGGGAAGCCCTGGGCGCTTTGAATCCCCTCGACGTCTCCGCCGAAGGCGAGGCGCTCCGCGTGCGGTTTCCCGAGCAGGATTCCGAACCCCTGCTCGCGCGGCTGGCGGCCCTTCCCGGCGTCCAGCAAGTTCGTCTGGCCGAGGCCAGCCTCGAAGACGTGTTCCTCCACGCCCTGGCCGCGGGAGAGGTCCATGCCTGA